A stretch of DNA from Acipenser ruthenus chromosome 21, fAciRut3.2 maternal haplotype, whole genome shotgun sequence:
TCACGGATCATCCATGGAGCTTCCTCTTTGCACGCAAGACAGATCTCACATGCTATTCCTGCTTCCATTAGCAAAACTACTTTTTGTCCAACGTGCACCAAGTGTTGTATACTGTATGAAGAAAAGCTGgggttcaaaaaataaaaatcaaacgtaaaagacattttttaaaaggtgttttactGCTCTGGGTAGAAGGAGGTACTTTGCCTTTTAAGTTGACTACGCTACAATATGTTGTCAATAACAATGGAAGAAGGGTGAAAGCACTGGGGCACCATATGTAATTAATTTGAGCTCACGGCACTGCATATTACCATATTACTTTGTTACAGCAACCAAACAACTCCATGTCTCTTTAAGACTGGCTTTGCTGCTGCAGAAAGGATGACCTCACCCTGTCACGTGACTCGTCCTAGCTGGTTGGTTGCTGTGGCGTTTTGGGATACAGTGAGGGAGAAAGAGACCGGCGACAGGAACGTGAGAAACGGACAgccattttataaattaaaaaaatatatatagttattaAACATAATAGTGGCAGCCATGGGGCAGTGTGGCATTACCTCGTCAAAAACCGTGCTCGTGTTCCTTAACCTCATCTTCTGGGTAAGAAAAATCTATTGCTgtaaatgtctttttaaaatgccCTAGCACTGCAGATTCCAGGCGGATAGGACAGTTCTACGCAGTAAAATATTCAGTCAGGATGGATAGGCCTCTGCGGTGTTATTGATTCCTTCTCGGGCAAGCGGGTCTGTATTAATATTCCATGTTTTTATAAAgatgaaaatgattttaaaaaatgttcctaTGCCCGTTTTTGTAATGcatataactatatatatttaaaacattttataaagacATTTGTGCACAAGCAGTTTAACGTGTCGAGGTGCTTACCCCAAAGGAAtagataattaaatataattggctCTGAATGATACAGCTGGTTGTAGTATAGTCCACTTGTACCCTGTGACAAACCTGTGTGGCAGCACACTCCTGTAGATCTCTTGTAACTTGCTTAAGGCGCTTATGTGTCGAAACGCGTTGGTTTacgttttttaaaacaaatgtatatcaATAAAGAtcggttttaatatatataatgcattgtaTCGTTTGAAAAGAATACAATCGGAGTTTTAGTTTAGATTTAAAGCCGTCTATTACGATTCGTCATTTATCTGGGTTGGATTTCAAATGATTTTCACTAAGTGTATACAGTAATGCATAATTGAAATGCTAATGTTTGTATTGTAGGCGTGCGGTGTTTGTACAATTCGTAATCATGGTATGATAGTGTGAATAACGCTAATACTTAACACTGCAGAAGACGACTGACTACGTAAATTGGTGACGCAGGTCACTTATCTAAATGAAAACTATACCATTATTTTCTCTGATTCCCATACATTTACTTTACTTGCACGATGAAGAGTTACGAAGATGTATAGTTCAGGCAAGTTAGGAATTTCGCTTGTTGTAGGTTATCCCTTTGTATTGAATGTGGTGGAGCCTCCTCCTTATATAACAGGGTATTCTCCTTCTGTCTGATTTCTAAGACAATGGAATGTCTTAGAAATCAGAGCCACGAGTTCGCACTGTAACGACTACTATGTTAACATCTGATTGGTAAAGAATAGATGTAATTTTATACGTTGGGGACTGGAAAGGGACTTGCACCACAAATTGGTATTGTTAGAAATGTGGTTTTCCTTTCATGATTGAGATACACATACTCACCAACATCATTAGATCATCCAGCCTGTGTAATACTGAATTCCGCAGCTGCCCATGGACTGTGAATGCAGGATGTCCTTACCTGCAATCTCACTCTGATAATCTGACTTATTTGTTTCACCCAAATCTAAGATAACCAAGCCCTGTGAGTAATTGCAAAACTAAGCATTTTGAAGTACAGTAAACCGGAGCATTTCACAGTGTATGGGAGGGAACTCCGTcatgctcttttttttaaaaaaatgattatgaAGTATTGACCCTGATATCTTGGTAAATGCCAAGTTCAGATACATGTAACAGGCAAAACAAACCTGAAAGTTTACTTTTTCTTGTTCCGCATTATTTGGAGAATTAATGTAGGTCTTTTCTTTAGGAGGTATTATCTAAAAAATGCTAAACTATTTTTTCAAATATTCCTGTAACGTACAACTGGAATTACAAGACTAGTCAGATGGTGCTTTTTGCAGTTATTGGAGAAGCAAACAGTTTTATCTTCATGAACATTTCAGAAGGCTATATTTGAAGCCCTGTTTTGTAAGCTATGCTGCTTACTTACATTACTGCGTAGTTAAAAAGGCTTAACATGTAAGCTGTATTGCCATTTTGGTTAGTAGCTGGAAGGAATAAATGATATCTCATGTATAATTTCTATTGAAAGGAATAAATGATATCTCATGTATAATTTCTATTGAAAGGAATAAATGATATCTCATGTATAATTTCTATTGAAAGGAATAAATGATATCTCATGTATAATTTCTATTGAACTCTGCCCCAGCTGCTGCTAGCTGTCTGTCAAGAGTTGGAATAGAAAGACACCCCACTGGTTACCAGCAGGGGATCGTTGCCACGATTTtgcacactccagggcttacttTAAACATTTGCCACTTTATTTAACGCCTGGAATAAGTAACCATTTGCTGCTTGAGATTGTATTGTCAAGTGCCCTCTCCCCAGCTTGTCTTGTTAtatttgtatcctcttttttcaCCTTTCTAAAGGTGAAGTGGAATTGTGCTGATTTTAGATCCTAATAAAGGTAATATTAACACAGACTTGATAGAAAAGCAGCTAAACTAAATGATTGTGTATTGTCTTCCAAAGAGTATCTTGAGCAAAAATTGAAAGTTACTTTTTTGTGAACTTTGAAGCATCAATTTTTAACTgaaatgcacagaattaaaaatgcCCATATTACATTCAAATCATATTTCTTTTGCACCATCATTCTTGGTTGTTCTGACAGCACTCTCAACAGTAAATACTGTTAGTTCACTTTTTGTTTTCCATGAGGATGAGTGCTGGAAATCAATGTAGCTTGGTGTGTTAAAAGATTGAAGACGtgttaaaattattagtgttagcgtatattttgtatgtttcaaacatattctaccatagcacttctcttacactgtcttgtacactagatattcattacatattttactgaagcactacaaccgcacCGCCCCAGTGCTAGATATAATGgtttggtagcggattttaatacagcaacttttgtttacgtagtatgcattatacaaatcaaaagatcgaattttgtatgtgagtgacattttaatgtgtgatttatattattcatatattgtcaaacagtttctgttaacaagagaaaaaaacaaaaaaacgcagtGCGTTAATGGTGTCTGATGAACCTTCGGAGGTTTAAAACAaccttcgaatccctggctagcgaacaaaccttcgaacacagctCTACAGGACTCCTTTGTCAGGAGAATCCCAGTGACCTTTTTAATGCTGAACTTGCCGTCTGTTTTccatatttacattttcaagAAAGGAACCATTCATTGGAGGGAAATCAGAAGCCATGGATTGCAGTAGCTCCTCAATTGTATTTATAGTATTGAAAAATGATAGAGGGTAATGGGAGGGGGTAGTTTGTTTATGCCACACTCATATTTGTACatactgtggatgtaggtcatggtgacacgatggattgattttttttttgtaaagcatttACAACTTTCACAGGGGTTGTATGTTACTGACCTGCTTGCACATTGAATATGGTTTTAATGTAGAAGCTTGAAGAGTCAGTTTCAGTGTCCTCCACCATGAGTCTTtttaacagaattttttttatgtttcgCAGGCAGCGGCAGGTATTCTGTGCTATGTTGGAGCCTATGTGTTTATCACATATGACGATTATGACCATTTCTTTGAAGATGTGTACACCCTGATTCCAGCTGTTATAATAATTGCTGTCGGGACTCTCCTGTTTATTATTGGATTAATCGGATGCTGTGCAACAATCAGAGAAAGTCGCTGTGGGCTGGCAACCGTAAGTTAACTGagtagttttgttttagtttcctGTAATACATTATTCAAATAGCTGTATGCTTAACCACTAGCAGGTTACCATTCCGGTTTATCTAGTTTAAAGAATGTAGTGCTTTTCCCTATTTTATATTGCTCTGAATTAAGCAGTAATAGTCAACATTGTGCCCTGCTTTTTTGTTTAGAAAACTGGTAGTTGGAGTCTTAATACATTTCTTCAAGACTTGTATGTAATACCAGAGTGAAGGAAggcaataaagcaatacaaattaaattatttagAGATGCCATTAAGTTACTACAATTTTATGGTATTGTAAAATAGAATACACACAGTAAAAACGTAGTGTAGTCAGTCATTGTTAATGGTAAATatgatcttttttatttttgttttgcagtttgtGATCATCCTGCTGTTGGTTTTTGTTACGGAAGTAGCTGTAGTGGTGCTTGGATATATTTACAGAGCAAAGGTAAGTGTGTAATTATGTTTGTTAAATTGTGATGGTGGTTTTAAATTAAGAGTGAGTACCATCAAACAAGTGTTTACCTCTTAAAATGAAATTGGATTCATTTGTACTGGTCTCATTGTGGTTTCCGGGTCTATGTAATGTTGACCATACACTGCTGGATTTGAATTTAGTGATTGTGGGAGTTTTATAGAGTCTGTAAATCTACCAATTACTTAACTCTTTAGAGAGTGTGAATTGTTTTAAAATTGCACTACCTGTACatcttaaagtattttttatctcCATGATAGTGATGAAACTTGTTCTTTGACTTTGTACAGGTTGAAGATGAGGTTGACAACTCCATTCAGAAagtgtataataaatacaatggaACAAACCCAGATGCAGCGAGCCGAGCTATTGACTATATACAGAGACAGGTGAGATCATTCAAATACAGTTGGGTTGGGGTTACGTCATCCATTAATAAAGTGTTTATGGTATTCAAGTATTTGCGCTTGACAGTAACACCAGAGGCCATCTGTTTTATTGATATACTTTACTGTATGTGTCATCTGGTGAGAGGATGTGTGTATTTTTCATGATTGGAAAAATTGATTACACTAACTGAGAGACTACAGTTTGATAACCATAGTttaatttacagaaaaaaaaaaaaaaaatcataatgtgtgaatcaaatacaaataaatatttccCCACACTTTCACTTTATTTCCCCAGGGAATACGTTTTAATTGAGCCATTGAAATACAGATTGTTATTGACCAGGGTAGTAAAGAATTGTCTTCTGTTTAACTGCAAGAAATTGCTTTGCATCACAGTCAAccttttgaatatttaattaacCTTGACAGTTGTATTTTGGTTTTCAATTTCTTTAGAACCAGAGATGCAACCTATATTTTCTATTTGTGTATGATTTGTTAAAACATGTCTTGTCTCGCAGCTTCACTGCTGTGGAATCCACAGCTACTCCGACTGGAAGAAGACAACCTGGTTTATAGAAGCCAGAAACAACAGTGTCCCTTTAAGTTGTTGCAAAGCAAGCATTATTAATTGTACAGGGACTCTTAGCCGTCCAGGAGATCTTTACTCAGAGGTAAGATTATACACGTATTGAAAATACGAGCAATTTAGTAAATTATCACAATAACTTTGAAACACAGGACAAGTATATCGGCTGGGAATCGCTTTAAATTAAAACGAAGCAAAACTGTTTATCTGTACGAAATACTGTTTCATTGAAAATAGCATCTGGCTCTTCTTGGTTTAAGCTGAATGTCCATTTATAAATGAATGTATATATACGTGCATTTGTATGTGTTATTAATGTATCACTCTATTGATGCTTTTTACACTAGTCCCTTTACACAAGTTTCAAAATTCAATCGTGTATCACAAATACAGCTTGGAAAATCACATTACTGTGGTTTTGGTCTTGCACCCCCCATGTCCCTGTATTATCTTTTATTGTGTGTGGTGTGGGAGGTGGTACC
This window harbors:
- the LOC131699148 gene encoding tetraspanin-3, whose product is MGQCGITSSKTVLVFLNLIFWAAAGILCYVGAYVFITYDDYDHFFEDVYTLIPAVIIIAVGTLLFIIGLIGCCATIRESRCGLATFVIILLLVFVTEVAVVVLGYIYRAKVEDEVDNSIQKVYNKYNGTNPDAASRAIDYIQRQLHCCGIHSYSDWKKTTWFIEARNNSVPLSCCKASIINCTGTLSRPGDLYSEGCEALVVKKLQEIMMYVIWAALAFAVIQMLGMLCACVVLCRRSRDPAYELLITGGTYA